The genomic window GGGCAGCATTGGTGGTGAAGTGAAGCCtttttctttgaagaaggtggacatctcattagttctggaatgaaaaacctcatcctgagagcagatgtgcggagACGAAAGATCTGAGAAAATGAGATGGTATTTTTACAAGTTACAAAGTGGGATGAGGtatagttcaggtagctgtgagaatcagtgggtttataaaagatatcagtaataGACTGTCTCCAGGGAtggaggcagaaagagagagagagaaagtcaagggaggtgtcagaaatggacctagTAAATTTGAGGGTGGAAGTAGGcaacaaagtggatgaagtcgatgagctcagcatgggtgcaggaagcagcaccaatgcacttGTCGATGTAACGTAGAGAGAGTTGGGGAGCGATACTGGTGCAGGATCGGAACATGAAcagttccacatagccaacaaaaaggcaggcatagctgggacctatgtctacacctttggtttggaggaactgggagagctgaagaagaaattattgagattaaggaccagttccaccagacaATTGAGAGTGGTGGTGGATGGGAACTGAAATTTTTTTTGTCTAGAAagaagaccatatattttggatatatacctcaagaatggttgaaaagataaatatttaatgaatatactgttggtggctggtaaaaagactcttactaggaaatggttatcacaggagagcccaactttaaatacatggatggaaattacaatggatatttacaaaatggagaagataacagcatctgttaatcataagctggaacaatttgattcatactgggaaaaatggtttaactacataatgcctcataggcctgattttattctcacaagtcaatgaatctgttgttaaaaaaaagatcactccctacttgtacatagttttttccttttgcttgttttttctttccactcttttctataagtgtataccccagataaatacttcgtggagattttgtgattatatgatatatatttacaatgtctgaaatacatcttatggaaatgtttgtttgatgaacttcaataaaaaataaattacaaaagaaaagaaagaagcagagagctttaagggcCTCCTGATGGGGGATAGAGATGTATAGGTGTAGGCCATACAGTACTTAGTGAAAATGAGACTATCAGGCCAGGGAATttaaagtcattgaaaagatGAAGAgggtgtgaagtgtcatggatgtaggtgggaagggactgaaccaggagatgaaacctgcctgtccagttaGACACATTGTTTCTGCTTGTCCCTACCCcttatatctgcatacctcgGCTCTGTTTTATGCCCTCGGTTCAAACCCTTCCTACTTACATCCGCGACACTTCACACGCTCATGATTTTTTAAGTGTCAGTAGTTGATTCCTCAATaacttcctccctttctgcagctgtgatccTATCCCTGATTAGCGATGCCACACCCCAATTTTTTTTACCTCTTTTCCTGTCCTTTTTgcaacatctaaaacccggagcatccagcagccattcctgcccttgtgacagccaagtctctgtaatggctataaTGTTGAGGCTCCATCAATTGATCCATGCGCTAATTTCAGCACCCTTGTTCTTCATACTTCTTGAATTAAAATAGGCACATTTCATCCCATCCAGCTGTTTTATACAGCTGGAACATGACCTCCCAGCTGCTAAAATATGACAATGAAGGCAAGGatgccaaatgctttcttcactATCCTATCCACCCATATTATTATTTTCAGGGAGCTAAGAATACGCACGCCCAGGTCCATCTTTAGACATACCTTCACATCTTTAGATGCATTCCTAAGGTCCCTGCCATTTGCTGTATATGTTCTCCTCCTTAATCATTAgtgacctcccaaaatgaattacctcacacttgactggattaaactgcatctgccattgtTCTGCCCAACTTTCCAATCTCTCTCTGCATCCTTTcacaaccttcctcactatctacAAGTccatttttgtgtcatcagcaaacttactaatcagacCACTCTTATCCAGGTTACTTAAACATACGTCAAAAATCACAACACTGATTCCTATGGTACAGCACAGGTTACAGACTTCCAGTCAGACAGACTTCCCTGGACCGCTCCCTCAGCCCCTCATCACCAAACCAATTTTGGATCCACTTTGTCAACACTCTTTAGATCCCATGTGCCCTCACCTCTGAACCACCCTACTGTATAGTACATACTAAATCAAAATAGATAGTGTCTCATTCCCCATAGgtgcttccacatcccaaaggtttCTGCTGGTTAGGTGTTCACTAAAATGACCTCAAGTGCTGCTGGGTGTTAGGAGGGAGTTGATGACCACATGACAGAGAACAGGTTCCGGGGAATTAAGCTGGGGAATGGAATTCCTCTTAGTGACATGAGAGTTTCTCAATAGCCTCCTCCTATTCATAACTAAATGTAAATGTTAAAAATTTAAAGAGTGAATAGTTATAGTTTATAGCTGAGATTAAAGTAATGAGTAAGTGATTGCAAGGTAACTTTTTTGTCTAAAACTCAGAAACAGGTAGCTCCTGCTGACCACGCAACAGTTATCTAAAATTGTTCAACAATGGAATAACACAAACCACCACATGGAGCCCATTATGAAAGGGACAAGTGGGGACTGTCAGTTTATTTGATGTATTATTcattgctgcaattttttacaaTGCAATTTAGACTTCAAAGTGATGAAAAGATGCTGACTGGCAGAATATCCCATTGCATTATCCACAGAAGGGACGGATTGAGCATctgttggtactgtaaagcaatgTGCATATGATGTTAAGACAATCCTTCATAAGACCTCAGTGTTGTGCTTGTGAATTTGTTTATAAAACATAATGCATATTTTGTAAAACAAGCAGTAAATTTCTATTCCTTAGCTATGAAAATAGACAGACAATGTTTTGTAGTGTTTAAAACACTTTGAAACTATTGAAAATATTAAAGAATTTCTtaaaattgatctatttctattcAATATAGCCATATTATGATTGGAGATAAGCACTAGAGAGAAGGTACCCAGGCTTTTATCTCCATTAAACAATGTCGTTCTTCGTAAGTATAGAACATGCTTCTGTAAGTAGTTTAGAACGTTTTACATCCATGTCCATTACAATATTAAACATGGCTTCAGTGGATTGTCACAGTCTTTGAGTTAAAAAAGGTCATGGGTCATGCCCCTCTCCAGGGGCATGAAGTATTCCATGCTGACCTCCTGTCTCTAAGACAAGGTTCAATATCAGGAACTGTCTTCTGCCTTGAATGGATGTGAAATCCCCCAGCAATtgttctctctctgtatccctgcCAATGGCCATACCTTGTTCAACAGATTAAGTTGGTTTACCTAGCTTTTATAATTTAGATATTTATGGGATCTTCCTGTGCTCTAATGGAGTGTCACATTACAGCTAATCAGTCTGGCTGTATTTCCTATAACTTTGCTGAATTTGTATGTATTCAGTTATGCTTTGAGAACATAAAATGTAAGTCCTTCATTATTAGAAATTTTGCCTGAAGGTATTACTCTGATTGTAAAGCAGTGGATTTAAATGCAGAACTCTGAAATCTAACTACTGTACATTGTTTATGTGTGTGGCCATAATATGTTTAATACTGCCTGGTGAAAATTAACTATTACTGTTTTGAAAATACTTTGAATGCAATTGaaaattcattttattttaatcATTATTTTTGTTAAACATTTGAATATGTCATTACAATAAATAGGATTCAATTAATAAGgcattaaatatttgcattaaataTGTTGATATACAATAAATACTTGAGCATAATGTAATAAAAATGCTCATCATGGTTCATTTTTCAAAACTGAAATAGTGTTATGGATTCCTTGTAATTATGAAGGGCTTGTATAAATCACATGTCAACACACAACCTGTGGTACAGAGACAGATGCTGACCATGACCTTCATAGTCTAGAAATCACATACATTTCAAACCTGATTCACTCCTCAAATCACATCATTAAGAAAGTAAATATTTTACTCAGGAGTACCGGTTTAGCTGTCCTTGGCAAAGGAACTACAGGGTCAAGGCAATGGAGAATGAGGAAATCCTTTGCTCTGACATTATGGGAACAAGGAATGAAGCTGTTGATCCACCCTGCTTGTTGTGGCCCAGAAGCTGCACTGCAAGGAGTCAGGGAATGTATATAAGATGATTAAAAAGGAATTGAACCAGGTTCAAAAAGCATCTTGTCAGTGTGAGGGTGTAACAAAATGTGTCTTGAGGTTTTAATATAACATTATTCCTGCTCCTTATTGCTATTCTCCTTTTAGGAACCTAACACATGCTACTCAGATTCCTCTATTAAAGGAGCAATGCTACATTATCTTGGTAACCTTTCCAGAGCCCATATCAATGGCTGGCCTGCTTAAGGGACATGAACATTCTTTGGAGGGAATCAGACCAAAACAGGATGAGAACGGATACTTGCCAACATCTATTCCCCCTTATGAATATTAACCTTCTTCCATGTTTACATTCACTTAATGAATGCCATGTTTCACAATAGAAGATGTCTCATTTGATAAAGTAAAGATTATGGAGAATGTGTGGTGCTGGACATTGgtttgcattttggaaacaaataCATTTTATCTTTACAAACAAATGTAATTAAAGGAACATGTTGTTCAAATCAAAGAGCTCTGAAGTGGAAACTTAATTTTGAAAGGAAATAACATAAGAGTTGAACAACTCAGCTCGgctgacaatgtttttcaggggtAAGGTTGTGTAACTTACTGTATCTCTATAAAATACAATCAAGTGTGTTAGAGATCCCATTTAGTATTAGTTGCAGCTGTGGTGGATGGACTGGAATAGATTAACCTGCAGTTAATTCACTGAAGGGCCTACACagacatatgtggatccaaataGCTCAAGTTATTGCACAACTTGGAGAAACAGAAATGGAGTCCGGAACAGTATAGAAGAATATTACAATAGAAAGGAAGTCATTCAGTCTAAAAGACTCATACCGGCTCTGTGGATGATCTGTCCAAGGCTTTCTAGCACTAAGTAAGCATTTAACCTTAAACCATTTTTTCTTCTGTAAATCAGGTGTTGGAAAGCTATTGATTATCAGTTCAATTAGAACAAGGCAGCAAACTGAAATGACTGTAGGTTAGAAACTGggaggaagtgggtcaccaggaCCCACATTGAATCCTAAACTCATCTGTTCTACCCAAGATGCTGACTGCCTTGCCAAATGTTCTCACTTCTGATTTTATAGGAAACAGGAGTAAATCAATTGTCtaggggaggaagagagggagagagaggggagagagagagagggagagagagagagagagagagagagagagagagagagagagaggggagagagagagggggagagggggagagggggagagggagagggagagagggggagagggaggggggagagggagagggagagagagggagagagagagggagagagggagggggagagagagagagagggagagagagagggagagagaggggagagagagagagagaggggggggagagagagggggagagagagagagagggggagagggggagagggagagagggagggggagagagaaagggagagagggagggggagagagagagggagagagagagagagggagagagagagggagagagagagagaggggcagagggggagagagagagagaggggggagagggggagagggagagggagagaacgagAACTGTTTCAACCAAAACAACGGGAGTGAATTTGAAGTCAGCCATGTGTGAGTTTGGAAGGCTGATTGTGAACTCAACAAGTTGTTTAAAATTCTAACCCCTCTTATTGTAAAAACAGAAACGTTATTTTTTTTCTGGCGGGGTAGTACTAAACTAGAGCCAGGCTATTCTGGGGCAGTAACGGGAGGGTGCAGATTTTCTGGGGAAGAACTTGGTTGTAGTTTATGGAGATGGATTGCTTTTATTTAACGAGGTGACATGTTTGTGAAACAAACGTAAGGCAGGAACTGGAGATCTGGTGCATATCACTGATTATGGCACAAATTTGGGGGACTGAATGACCCCCACCCTTTCTTGTGTTCTAATAAATAGATGAAAGTCGTGAACCAACAAGAACATGTCATGTGGGAGGAGAAATGGATTACTGGATTTGTGATTTCTTTCCAAGTTCGCAAATGCTAGCATGCTGATTCTTAGGCAGACTTGAAGTGACCGAGGAGCATTTGCTATATCTACTCGTCAGGCAACGGGACAAAGTGGAGAGTGCTTGGGAATTGCACGTTCTCTGTCCTTTGCAGAGAAGGGGTCTGGGCTGTTTGATTGTTTTTGTTTCGACTGTTTTAAAGTTGTACCTTGTGTAAAGAACGAGTTTAGGACCCACCGCACCATACCATTAGTCGTTAGTAATCATCTCCTCTGCTCCCAGTGAAAATCGATGGCTGGGGGAACTCAGGCGGAAGTTGAAGGATCCATAGATCTTCCCCGACCTCCCAGCCAATGAGAACCTCTGGCGCCGGTACAACTCGCCTTTGCAGATGGATATCATCAGCAAGGTGGACAGCAGCATCCCGCCGAGAGTGAGGAGTCCAAGGCCGGCGATCACACACCTGTCTAGGTGAGCTCCCACGCGGGCACTCTGCCGCTGCAATCGCTCCATTTCCCGGGCTGAAACACTGTCCGGATCCACGCTCACATCCCGGGGGATCACGTAGGATATGATGACCAGACTGATGCCACTACAGAGAAAGAGCAGGGCGCTGATGAAGCCATAGTCCACTGGGGAGTCGGAGAGATCGGGCGAGGTGTCCTCGGAGAGAGACGAGAGTTCTCGCAGCTCCTCGGGTGCCGGTCTGCCGTCGCCACAGGCGCCTTGGTAACACGGAGGGCTACAGCTTCCGTCCGACAGCGGGGAACACGCACGTTGGAGATTGACATTTTCATCAACGTAGGAGAATGAAGTTTCCAGTTGCTGGTGACAGCATACCTTGGAGTCCGGGCGCTCCGCTTTAAAGCTGGCACTCTGGATCGGCGCTGTCCCAGGTGCTGAACTGGAGACCGGGCCATGGATACCCCAGCTTAGTTCCTTCCAATGTCCAGAGTGCGCCCGTTCTTCACCCAGAAACACCAACTCCACTGAAGTCATGATCTCCCTCAGTGCCTCCCTTCTCTCACTCGCAGAGAGTGTCCTTTAAACCATCTCCGAAAACTGCACCTCAGGCACACTGAGTCGCGGCTCGACGTGGAGTGGACAACGAATCGCCTAGTGCCACTGCCCCTCCGTGCCACTAAAAGTCAACAAGCCGCGTCCCACATCTCCACCGTAATGTTGTCTGTAAATCACTTCGCCTTGGGGAAATGCATTTCACTATCCGTCTGTAGACTCTGATAACTGGCAATATGCCGATCCGAGACTTGCCTCTGTTGACATAAAGGACACATTCGCTGAAACGACGGACCGATAGCACGGTCACTCTACTCAAGTGTTTCGGTGCACTATGGACACGCGAGTTCCAGCCCGCGACCTGCACATCCCATTGAATGCCGGCAGTTAACGTCGTTAAATCTTGCACCAAGATCGCGGCAATGTTTGCAGAAAACAATAGCTCCTACGCTCTCACCCCAACAGTCAGACCCACCTCACACCCCGCCCACTTCACATATAACCCCACACTCCAGTCCCTCACACCCTCAGTTACTACCCAACACTCTGCCCCTTCATATCTCGCcacctcacttaccaccccacacTCCAACCTCCTCACACCTCGCCCACCTCACTGAAAATTCCACGACCCCAAGCATTCACTCCACTATCACCACCCGCATCTTCCCCCCACCTGTCAACCCCAGCTCTCCTGCCCCAGGGTTACGCCTCTGCAAATGATTTACAACAGCTTcagaagcacagaatcaaattaaTCCAACCTAGCAGATGGTGAGGTCCCATCCACTTAAATCGCGTGCTTTAATTAGCTGGGTTTCTGACGCCGGCTTGGAAAGAAGCCAGAGAATCTGAACAGTGAACTTTCTCCCTGAACAACCTCCCTGTCAAAGCGATAAACTTCAGTAATCGCTTTCAAACCAACGTCCAACAGCCTCTACTGTATCCCGTGCCAACGTCCCGTCCCCGGCACACTCGGTGTAAAGATGCTCGATCTGGCTGTACAGGAGCTGACAGCCTCGGTAGAACAGATAAGAGTGAATGAATCTTGAACTGGCACTGACCACACGAACGCATCAGAATGTAAACAAGCCCCTTCATTTTTATTCCTGCGGACATTGCCCCGACGTACCTTCCTCGGCTCTCGAGTTTCGTCGCTCAGGGCGCACCCTGCATGCTGTGCCGAAGGCGAGCCGGACTTTGACCGACAGCAGCGCTTGCACCGGTTCCGCCACTCCTCGGAGCTGCTGATGTGTCAGTCCTGCAGATCGCAGCGGAAGCTCGGGACTCGCATCTCCACCGGGCGGAGGACTCTGGGAACTCGAGTCTCAGCAGCTGATCGAGAGCATTTTCTCGCACTCTCCCGTCGGCACAGCGAACAGCGCCTGAGGCTGAAGCCCCGCAAGGAAAGGGCTTTCACAACCCGCCCGTATTCGGACTAAACAACGTATAAAGTCATCCATTGAGGGGGAGaacaacttgtttttttttacagagcgTCTTTCAGCCCAAAGCGTACTATTTTAACAGAGCCTGGTCACTGTTCAATCTGTCACATTAGACCCTCCATACACCAAAGTTATAACATTCTGTGTTAATCTTGATGGTCGGCagtgaggcagtggatgttattctACATACGTATGGTCTGCTGAAGGGctaggaaatggagggagtatTATTTTAACATGGGAACGGGGCGTTATCCGAGATACAAAGGGCCCCTCTAACAGCACCGGTCGAAAAGTGTTGGACCGGTCGCCAGCGTTAACGTTTCTGGTTGATGGCCCGTCGACTCTACATTTCAGAACCAGGAGaagggcctgaaatgttaactcgaTTTCGCTCTCCACGGGCGCTGGCCGAccttctgtgtttttctttctcctCCGGCTTTCTTGCCTTTTGTTgcggttttccagcatctgcagtcttgttTTGCATTAAAAGTGCGTCGCTTCCTTGGAAATGGGGGTTAGTTTGGCTTGCTGGGAGATGGGTGTTCACCGCATTAAGTCGATCGGCAAAT from Hypanus sabinus isolate sHypSab1 chromosome 1, sHypSab1.hap1, whole genome shotgun sequence includes these protein-coding regions:
- the LOC132407696 gene encoding transmembrane protein 74; protein product: MTSVELVFLGEERAHSGHWKELSWGIHGPVSSSAPGTAPIQSASFKAERPDSKVCCHQQLETSFSYVDENVNLQRACSPLSDGSCSPPCYQGACGDGRPAPEELRELSSLSEDTSPDLSDSPVDYGFISALLFLCSGISLVIISYVIPRDVSVDPDSVSAREMERLQRQSARVGAHLDRCVIAGLGLLTLGGMLLSTLLMISICKGELYRRQRFSLAGRSGKIYGSFNFRLSSPSHRFSLGAEEMITND